A single region of the Blastopirellula marina genome encodes:
- a CDS encoding DDE-type integrase/transposase/recombinase produces the protein MLQPLVLEHGAPLVLKSDNGSAFKSGDFGAWLTDHQVVPLLSPVRMPRYNGACEAGIGAAKRRTEYLAARQGRYLDWTTDDLHAAQRWANEASYPGGFAAGTPASRFAARVPINDIERDTFRAAGLQYERELNQEACTRGDALTDMLLAIHHRRAVRHVLVEHGYLDITRRSVPQPLPAKKCAKIK, from the coding sequence GTGCTCCAGCCCCTGGTGCTTGAGCATGGAGCACCGCTGGTGCTTAAGAGCGACAACGGCTCGGCCTTCAAGAGCGGCGACTTCGGTGCCTGGCTGACGGATCACCAGGTCGTACCGCTGCTGTCACCGGTTCGCATGCCTCGCTACAACGGGGCCTGCGAGGCCGGAATCGGGGCGGCGAAACGCCGCACCGAATACCTGGCAGCCCGTCAAGGACGTTACCTCGACTGGACGACCGACGATCTTCATGCGGCCCAGCGCTGGGCCAACGAAGCAAGCTACCCCGGCGGCTTCGCCGCCGGAACACCCGCCAGCCGCTTCGCGGCTCGCGTTCCCATCAACGACATCGAGCGTGACACGTTCCGCGCCGCTGGTCTACAATACGAAAGAGAATTGAACCAGGAAGCATGCACCCGCGGAGATGCACTAACCGATATGTTACTAGCGATCCATCACCGTCGAGCTGTCCGCCATGTTCTTGTGGAACACGGCTACCTCGACATTACCCGGAGGTCCGTTCCTCAACCACTTCCTGCTAAAAAATGCGCAAAGATTAAGTGA